The proteins below are encoded in one region of Fibrella aestuarina BUZ 2:
- the gyrB gene encoding DNA topoisomerase (ATP-hydrolyzing) subunit B: MTNEVVDADIQEVADPSRANYGADNIQVLEGLEAVRKRPAMYIGDVGVKGLHHLIWEVVDNSIDEAMAGYCDTIQVTINEDNSITVRDNGRGIPVGMNRQTGRNSLEVVMTVLHAGGKFDKDTYKVSGGLHGVGVSCVNALSTRLRVEVHRDGKAYEQEYHIGHPQYDVREIGTADDTGTTVHFKPDETIFTESTVYRFDTVAGRLRELAYLNKGIRIVLTDMRELDEQGNPINQQEFHSEGGLIEFVKYLDETRAALDGMEPIYMESDKGSTPVQVSMVYNMEAGENVQSYVNNINTHEGGTHVQGFRSAITRVFGKYLERNPGLVPKNATKVKFEGGDFRKGLTAVVSVKVQEPQFEGQTKGKLGNQDVVSAVSQVVGEMLEQWLEENPKKAQAIVRKVLISAQARIAADLAYSRIMTERKDFMGGAGLPGKLADCSDTDPEKCELYLVEGDSAGGSAKQGRNRAFQAILPLRGKILNVEKAMEHKIYENEEIKNIWTALGVRLEKQGDETVMNLDKLRYHKIIIMTDADVDGSHIRTLLLTLFFRNMRLLIESGYVYIAQPPLYLVKKGKDQRYCWTEAQRETAVRELAGSGREEAVHIQRYKGLGEMNAEQLWETTMDPTSRSLKLVTIESAADADHVFSMLMGDEVAPRRDFIERNAKYAKIDI; encoded by the coding sequence ATGACAAACGAAGTTGTTGACGCAGACATTCAGGAAGTAGCCGACCCCTCGCGGGCCAACTACGGGGCCGATAATATTCAGGTACTTGAAGGTCTTGAAGCCGTTCGGAAACGTCCGGCCATGTACATCGGCGACGTAGGGGTTAAAGGCCTGCACCACCTGATCTGGGAAGTAGTCGATAATTCGATCGACGAAGCGATGGCCGGTTATTGCGACACCATTCAGGTCACGATTAACGAAGATAATTCCATTACCGTCAGAGACAACGGCCGGGGTATTCCGGTCGGCATGAACCGGCAAACGGGCCGTAACTCACTCGAAGTGGTGATGACGGTGCTGCACGCCGGGGGCAAGTTTGACAAAGACACATATAAAGTATCGGGTGGTCTGCACGGCGTGGGTGTTTCCTGCGTGAATGCCCTCTCGACCCGCCTGCGCGTGGAAGTGCACCGCGACGGCAAAGCCTACGAACAGGAGTACCACATCGGCCATCCGCAGTACGACGTGCGGGAGATCGGTACGGCCGACGACACCGGCACGACGGTTCACTTCAAGCCCGACGAAACCATCTTTACCGAGTCGACGGTATACCGCTTCGACACGGTAGCGGGTCGCCTGCGCGAACTGGCGTATCTGAACAAAGGCATCCGCATTGTCCTCACCGACATGCGCGAACTCGACGAGCAGGGGAACCCCATCAATCAGCAGGAATTCCATTCGGAAGGCGGGCTGATCGAGTTTGTAAAATACCTCGACGAAACCCGCGCGGCCCTCGATGGCATGGAACCCATCTACATGGAAAGCGACAAGGGCAGCACGCCCGTACAGGTGTCGATGGTGTACAACATGGAGGCTGGCGAGAACGTACAGTCGTATGTAAACAACATCAATACCCACGAGGGCGGCACGCACGTGCAGGGCTTCCGCTCGGCCATCACGCGGGTGTTTGGTAAATACCTGGAGCGTAACCCCGGTCTGGTGCCCAAGAACGCCACGAAGGTGAAGTTCGAAGGCGGTGATTTCCGCAAGGGCCTCACAGCCGTGGTATCGGTGAAAGTGCAGGAGCCGCAGTTTGAAGGGCAGACCAAAGGCAAACTGGGTAACCAGGATGTGGTGAGCGCCGTGAGCCAGGTAGTGGGCGAAATGCTCGAACAGTGGCTCGAAGAGAACCCCAAGAAAGCACAGGCCATTGTGCGGAAAGTGCTGATCTCGGCGCAGGCCCGGATTGCCGCCGATCTGGCCTACTCGCGCATCATGACTGAGCGCAAGGATTTCATGGGTGGCGCCGGCCTGCCGGGTAAACTCGCCGACTGCTCGGATACCGATCCCGAAAAATGCGAACTCTATCTGGTGGAAGGTGACTCGGCCGGTGGTTCGGCCAAGCAGGGCCGTAACCGGGCGTTCCAGGCGATTCTGCCGCTGCGTGGTAAGATCCTGAACGTGGAGAAAGCCATGGAGCACAAGATCTACGAGAACGAAGAGATCAAAAATATCTGGACGGCCCTGGGGGTACGTCTGGAAAAGCAGGGCGACGAAACGGTGATGAACCTCGACAAGCTCCGCTACCACAAGATCATCATCATGACCGATGCCGACGTCGACGGTAGCCACATCCGGACACTGCTGCTGACGTTGTTCTTCCGTAACATGCGCCTGCTGATCGAAAGTGGGTACGTATACATTGCCCAACCGCCGCTTTATCTGGTGAAGAAAGGCAAGGATCAGCGCTATTGCTGGACCGAAGCGCAGCGCGAAACGGCCGTGCGCGAACTGGCCGGTAGCGGCCGTGAAGAAGCGGTGCACATCCAGCGGTACAAGGGGCTTGGCGAGATGAACGCCGAGCAACTCTGGGAAACGACGATGGACCCCACGAGTCGAAGTCTGAAGCTGGTGACCATCGAGTCGGCCGCTGATGCTGACCACGTCTTTTCGATGCTCATGGGCGACGAAGTCGCCCCCCGACGCGATTTCATCGAGCGAAACGCCAAGTACGCCAAGATTGATATTTAG
- a CDS encoding isoamylase early set domain-containing protein yields the protein MATAKQFLKSKPVAKVTFELPAEAVNGAKVVSLVGEFNDWDVTAQPLKKQKDGSFKTTVELPIGTEYQYRFVIDGQTWENDWAADKYVASGISADENSVVVL from the coding sequence ATGGCCACTGCCAAACAATTTTTGAAAAGTAAGCCTGTTGCCAAAGTAACGTTTGAACTTCCCGCCGAAGCGGTTAACGGCGCGAAGGTGGTTTCGCTCGTTGGCGAGTTCAACGATTGGGACGTGACCGCACAACCGCTGAAAAAGCAAAAAGACGGTTCGTTCAAAACAACGGTAGAACTTCCCATCGGCACTGAATATCAATACCGTTTCGTTATCGATGGCCAAACTTGGGAGAACGACTGGGCTGCCGATAAATACGTAGCCAGCGGCATTTCGGCCGACGAGAATTCAGTCGTCGTACTGTAA
- a CDS encoding PVC-type heme-binding CxxCH protein translates to MALLHTRQSIRRTAVATVTAGVLFAGAYQNRDISRASVSFLDRFFSTLSDDDKHDPKNAVASLSVAAGLQASLVAAEPMLKNPTNIDVDARGRVWVCEAYNYRPAINGNPTHQEGDRIVILEDQNGDGTADVSKVFYQGKELQSPLGIWVQGNKVIVSNSPNVWVFTDDNGDDKADRKELLFTGIDGDQHDHGMHAFVFGPDGKWYFNFGNEGKQLKDKTGKPVIDVTTGRPIDAQNYRQGMVLRCNPDGSGVEVLGQNFRNNFEVAVDSYGTLWQSDNDDDGNKSVRINYMMEYGNYGYTDELTGAGWRANRTNMEAEIPFRHWHLNDPGVVPNLLQTGAGSPTGIVVYEGSLLPVQFQNQVIHCDAGPNVVRSYPVTPNGAGYKATIANLVEGVRDQWFRPSDVCVAPDGSLLIADWYDPGVGGHQAGDQDRGRIFRIAPPNTPWNVPSTDVSTVDGAINALQSPNMSARYLGWTALHTLGLKAEQPLAKLYATASNPRMKARALWLLSQLPGKGTQYIEKALTDADPNIRITALRAAREQKGDVPRYVKQLVKDADAQVRRECAIALHRSQSPEAPALWAQLAAQHDGKDRWYLEALGIGADNQWDSYYAAYLNQVNDPLANAGGRDIVWRARTKASVPLLARLAGETTVPLNDRLRYFRAFDFNPGKTEKSAALLALLQAQKSEEITRLALRHLDPAFVTGNAAAKQALQALLDQTYGTPEYIELVQRYEPATENKRLWQLALQKPADNVGNDATRQLLKQKGSALVWQSINGTDAEATNNMLTALRRVGTKESLSMLKTVATDAKRPMAIRRQAARMIGGSWDGEELVIDLLKTGQLKGELKGAAYQGVATAWRKSVRTEAAKYLDGAQTASTKKLPGVTELLAMNGDATRGLTVYKTNCSVCHQINGDGQDFGPKLSEIGSKLGKDGQYLAILYPDAGISFGYEGYEVKFKDGSTQMGIVSSKTETDLQMKFPGGMVQNFKMADVVKMKQIDSSMMPSGLQEAMATQELVDLVEYLSTLKRKQ, encoded by the coding sequence ATGGCTTTGCTGCACACCAGACAATCAATTCGGCGCACGGCGGTGGCAACCGTAACGGCCGGGGTTCTTTTCGCCGGCGCGTATCAGAATCGGGATATAAGCCGGGCATCGGTTTCCTTTCTGGACCGCTTCTTCTCGACCCTGTCCGACGACGATAAACACGATCCGAAAAACGCCGTCGCCAGCCTCAGTGTAGCCGCTGGCCTGCAGGCGTCGCTGGTTGCCGCCGAACCCATGCTCAAAAACCCAACCAACATCGACGTGGATGCGCGGGGGCGGGTATGGGTGTGTGAAGCCTACAACTACCGCCCTGCCATCAATGGTAATCCGACCCATCAGGAAGGCGACCGCATCGTGATTCTGGAAGATCAGAACGGTGATGGCACCGCCGACGTGAGCAAGGTCTTTTACCAGGGTAAAGAACTTCAGTCGCCGCTGGGCATCTGGGTGCAGGGCAACAAAGTGATTGTGTCCAACAGCCCTAACGTCTGGGTCTTTACCGACGATAACGGCGACGATAAAGCCGACCGAAAAGAACTGCTCTTCACGGGTATCGACGGTGATCAGCACGATCACGGCATGCACGCGTTTGTCTTCGGACCCGACGGAAAATGGTATTTCAATTTCGGCAACGAAGGCAAGCAACTGAAAGACAAAACGGGCAAACCAGTCATCGACGTAACGACCGGCCGCCCCATCGATGCCCAGAACTATCGGCAGGGGATGGTGTTGCGCTGCAACCCCGATGGCTCGGGCGTAGAAGTGCTGGGCCAGAATTTTCGGAACAACTTCGAAGTGGCGGTCGACTCCTACGGCACGCTCTGGCAGAGTGACAACGACGACGACGGCAACAAGAGCGTTCGGATCAACTACATGATGGAGTATGGCAACTACGGCTATACCGACGAACTCACCGGCGCCGGCTGGCGCGCCAACCGGACCAACATGGAGGCCGAGATTCCGTTCCGTCACTGGCACCTCAACGACCCCGGCGTTGTGCCCAATCTGTTGCAGACGGGCGCCGGGTCACCCACGGGCATCGTCGTTTACGAAGGCTCGCTGTTACCCGTCCAGTTCCAGAATCAGGTCATTCACTGCGATGCGGGGCCAAACGTGGTGCGGTCGTATCCGGTCACGCCCAATGGTGCGGGTTACAAAGCTACCATCGCTAACCTCGTTGAAGGCGTGCGCGACCAGTGGTTCCGCCCGTCGGACGTGTGCGTGGCGCCCGATGGCTCGTTGCTGATTGCCGACTGGTATGACCCCGGCGTGGGCGGGCACCAGGCGGGCGATCAGGATCGGGGTCGCATCTTCCGCATTGCCCCACCCAACACGCCCTGGAACGTACCCAGCACCGACGTGTCGACCGTCGATGGGGCGATCAACGCGCTTCAGAGCCCCAATATGTCGGCGCGCTATCTGGGCTGGACCGCCCTGCATACCCTCGGCCTCAAGGCTGAGCAGCCACTGGCCAAACTGTACGCCACTGCCAGCAACCCGCGCATGAAAGCCCGGGCGCTCTGGCTGCTGAGCCAATTACCGGGCAAAGGCACGCAGTATATCGAAAAAGCCCTGACCGACGCCGACCCAAATATCCGTATTACGGCGCTACGGGCTGCCCGGGAACAAAAAGGGGACGTACCCAGGTACGTTAAACAACTCGTAAAGGACGCCGACGCGCAGGTACGTCGGGAATGCGCCATTGCGCTACACCGCAGCCAATCGCCCGAAGCCCCGGCGCTGTGGGCCCAACTGGCCGCGCAGCACGACGGCAAGGATCGCTGGTACCTGGAAGCGCTCGGGATTGGAGCTGATAACCAGTGGGATAGTTACTACGCCGCTTACCTCAATCAGGTAAATGATCCGCTGGCCAATGCCGGTGGCCGCGATATTGTCTGGCGGGCGCGCACCAAAGCGTCGGTGCCCCTGCTGGCCCGGCTGGCGGGCGAAACCACCGTGCCGCTCAACGACCGGCTGCGCTACTTCCGGGCGTTTGATTTCAACCCCGGCAAAACGGAGAAATCAGCGGCGCTGCTGGCGCTGCTTCAGGCCCAGAAAAGCGAAGAAATTACCCGGCTGGCCCTGCGCCACCTCGACCCGGCTTTCGTTACGGGTAATGCCGCGGCCAAGCAGGCCCTTCAGGCGCTGCTCGACCAGACGTATGGCACACCCGAGTACATCGAACTGGTGCAGCGGTACGAACCCGCTACCGAGAATAAACGCCTGTGGCAGCTTGCCCTGCAAAAACCGGCCGATAACGTGGGGAACGACGCGACCCGGCAGTTGCTCAAGCAGAAAGGCAGCGCGCTGGTCTGGCAGAGTATCAACGGCACGGATGCAGAGGCCACCAACAACATGCTGACCGCCCTACGCCGTGTGGGGACCAAAGAGTCGTTGTCGATGCTGAAAACCGTAGCCACCGATGCCAAACGCCCGATGGCGATCCGGCGGCAGGCGGCGCGGATGATCGGCGGTAGCTGGGATGGTGAAGAACTGGTAATTGACCTTCTCAAGACTGGTCAATTGAAAGGCGAGCTGAAGGGAGCGGCCTATCAGGGCGTAGCAACGGCCTGGCGCAAAAGCGTACGCACCGAAGCCGCCAAATACCTGGATGGGGCACAAACGGCGTCGACCAAAAAACTGCCCGGCGTAACTGAATTGCTGGCGATGAACGGCGACGCCACGCGTGGCCTGACGGTCTACAAAACCAATTGCTCGGTTTGTCATCAGATCAACGGTGACGGGCAGGATTTTGGTCCAAAGCTCTCTGAAATCGGTAGTAAGTTGGGTAAAGACGGGCAGTATCTGGCCATCCTGTACCCCGACGCGGGCATCAGCTTCGGCTATGAAGGTTACGAGGTAAAATTCAAAGACGGCAGTACGCAGATGGGCATTGTATCGAGCAAAACCGAGACCGATTTGCAGATGAAATTTCCCGGTGGCATGGTGCAAAACTTCAAAATGGCCGATGTCGTCAAGATGAAGCAAATCGATTCGTCGATGATGCCGTCGGGCCTGCAAGAGGCGATGGCCACCCAGGAACTGGTCGATCTGGTCGAATACCTGAGCACCTTGAAGCGGAAGCAGTAA
- a CDS encoding hydroxypyruvate isomerase family protein, with protein sequence MTQRRDFLKLALGATGAVLAGRTYPATAGPVSQAASAAKNKFKLDYAPHFGMFENSAGKDPIDQLKFMADQGFTALEDNGMMGREPAMQEKIGKELDRLGMKMGVFVVDKGGNGQNSLAAGKKEYIDIFLNGCRRAVDTAKRCNAKFMTVVPGDFERNLPIGIQTGHVIDALRRGADILAPAGLTMVLEPLSDTPNLFLRTSDQTYEICRAVNSPACKVLFDIYHMQKNEGHIIPHIDWAWDEIGYFQMGDNPGRKEPTTGEINYKNIFKHIYDKAKVTNRTFIFGMEHGNSRPGKEGEEALIRAYVESDNFQI encoded by the coding sequence ATGACCCAACGTCGCGATTTTCTGAAGCTGGCTCTCGGTGCCACAGGCGCTGTTCTGGCTGGACGTACCTACCCCGCCACAGCAGGCCCCGTCTCACAGGCCGCTTCTGCCGCCAAAAACAAGTTTAAGCTGGATTATGCCCCTCACTTTGGCATGTTTGAGAACAGCGCGGGCAAAGACCCTATTGATCAGCTTAAATTCATGGCCGATCAGGGATTCACCGCCCTCGAAGACAACGGCATGATGGGGCGCGAGCCCGCCATGCAGGAAAAGATAGGCAAAGAGTTGGACCGGCTCGGCATGAAGATGGGCGTGTTTGTCGTCGATAAAGGCGGCAACGGACAAAACTCGCTGGCGGCCGGTAAGAAGGAATACATCGATATCTTCCTGAATGGCTGCCGCCGTGCTGTTGATACGGCCAAGCGGTGCAATGCCAAGTTCATGACCGTTGTACCGGGCGATTTCGAACGAAATCTGCCCATCGGGATTCAGACGGGGCACGTGATCGATGCGCTGCGGCGGGGTGCCGACATCCTGGCGCCGGCGGGTCTGACGATGGTGCTGGAACCCCTCAGTGACACACCCAACCTGTTTCTGCGCACCTCCGACCAGACCTATGAGATTTGCCGGGCCGTAAACAGCCCCGCCTGCAAGGTGCTGTTCGACATCTATCACATGCAGAAGAATGAAGGGCACATCATCCCGCACATCGATTGGGCCTGGGACGAGATCGGCTACTTCCAGATGGGTGACAACCCCGGCCGGAAAGAACCAACTACCGGCGAGATCAATTACAAGAATATTTTCAAGCACATCTACGACAAAGCCAAAGTGACCAACCGCACGTTCATTTTTGGGATGGAGCACGGCAACTCCCGCCCCGGTAAGGAAGGCGAAGAGGCCTTAATCAGGGCGTACGTAGAGTCGGATAATTTTCAGATTTAG
- a CDS encoding T9SS C-terminal target domain-containing protein translates to MRSIYMGWLLALLVGVGILCPTTLQATHVRAGEITTRRLPSSGSGSALTYEITLTAYYDVQNGQTAAAAADQVLFCLGDGTQQNVPRLRPIRFLNNATTINIYRFVYTYAGGGVYTISARVINRNDNTRNINNGNSLNVNFFVSTTIFANASLGLNSNPVLLNAPVDSAKIGQRYCHNPAAFDPDGDSLSYRIATPQRAQGEDDVSPAACRSLPVPAYQLPNVIGAPGRTEAGGSPATFTVDPRTGDVCWDAPVEAGQYNYAFVIQEWRQGVLIGEITRDVQVIVLDGPNKRPLIDPIADICAEAGSLITQAIRATDPDGNRILLQGYGGPFNRTPEGTQYAPALLPPAYATLTPAASQPSPATGTFSWQTNCSQLRQDPYQITIKATDQPPRGTAFSLNSYETFGVRLIAPRPQNLTARPLAGVGTSGRAIQLNWSGYSCLPPTPPADQQPSQMIVYRQEGCDTRNPPSCTTGILSGYTRIGSVPLTATTFTDTTNLRRGVSYTYRIVAQFALPTGGESVVSAGVCLSLPLLAPVLTQVTVDSTGPATGAGRGVITVRWSRPIGLNPADGGGPFQYRLLRAEGATSTAFTQLTAVNTGLLPSVVDTVYVDRGVNTAGAVYRYRLEFYTTVNGQLLRQETTEIANSVRLSATGGIRLIELSWAAAVPWSNDNQTHLVYRSRTGPAGPFNLIAQVAVQGPATYRYVDSGADLVASDGNTSGALSLDSSYCYRVQTVGQYADPTIRARTGRLLNYSQIQCASPGDTTRPCAPALTVDQLNCASLAPDAFCNQTSFANTLSWSYPTQVGGQACDARIASYNLYYARYEGDSLRLLANIPAPTTTFVHQNLTTVAGCYEVRAVNNRGLESGPSNRVCKDICPLFALPNLFTPNGDGKNDVFTPLRCPRFVERVEVVIYNRWGVKVYESAGPVLGWNGQTTSGKDLPGGLYYYEVRVVYAGLQRNAAPQLQKGYVQLIRDAIGMR, encoded by the coding sequence ATGAGATCAATATACATGGGTTGGCTGCTGGCGTTGCTGGTAGGCGTAGGTATCCTTTGCCCCACCACCTTGCAGGCTACGCACGTGCGGGCGGGCGAGATCACAACCCGGCGGTTGCCCAGTTCGGGCTCGGGTTCGGCCCTGACCTACGAGATTACCCTGACGGCTTACTATGACGTGCAGAACGGACAAACCGCTGCCGCCGCCGCCGATCAGGTGCTGTTCTGTTTGGGCGATGGCACCCAGCAGAACGTACCCCGGTTACGGCCAATTCGCTTTCTGAACAACGCCACCACGATCAATATCTACCGGTTTGTGTACACCTACGCCGGGGGAGGCGTCTATACCATCTCGGCACGGGTTATCAACCGTAACGACAACACCCGCAACATCAACAACGGCAACTCGCTTAACGTCAACTTCTTCGTGTCGACAACGATTTTTGCCAATGCATCGCTGGGGTTGAATTCGAACCCCGTGCTGCTCAACGCACCTGTCGATTCGGCCAAAATCGGCCAGCGCTACTGCCACAACCCCGCCGCCTTCGACCCCGATGGCGACAGCCTTTCCTATCGTATCGCCACGCCTCAACGGGCGCAGGGGGAAGATGATGTGAGCCCCGCTGCCTGCCGCTCCTTGCCTGTGCCTGCCTACCAGTTGCCTAATGTGATTGGGGCACCGGGTCGGACCGAGGCGGGGGGCTCGCCAGCCACCTTCACCGTCGACCCCCGCACCGGCGACGTCTGCTGGGACGCCCCCGTCGAGGCCGGCCAGTACAACTACGCCTTCGTCATCCAGGAGTGGCGACAGGGCGTCTTGATCGGGGAGATCACCCGCGACGTGCAGGTCATCGTCCTCGACGGACCCAACAAACGACCCCTCATCGACCCCATCGCCGACATCTGCGCCGAGGCGGGCAGCCTCATCACCCAGGCCATCCGCGCTACCGATCCCGATGGCAACCGCATCCTGTTGCAGGGCTACGGCGGGCCCTTCAACCGCACCCCCGAGGGCACCCAGTATGCCCCCGCCCTGCTGCCCCCCGCCTACGCCACCCTCACCCCGGCGGCCTCCCAGCCTTCGCCCGCTACAGGCACCTTCTCCTGGCAGACCAACTGCAGCCAGCTGCGGCAGGACCCCTACCAGATCACCATCAAGGCCACCGACCAGCCCCCCCGGGGCACGGCCTTCTCGCTCAACTCCTACGAGACCTTCGGGGTGCGGCTCATCGCCCCCCGCCCCCAGAACCTGACGGCCCGCCCCCTGGCCGGGGTGGGCACCAGCGGGCGGGCCATCCAGCTCAACTGGAGCGGCTACAGCTGCCTGCCCCCCACACCCCCCGCCGATCAGCAGCCCTCGCAGATGATCGTGTATCGTCAGGAAGGCTGCGACACGCGCAACCCGCCCTCTTGCACCACGGGCATCCTCTCGGGCTACACCCGCATCGGCAGCGTGCCCTTGACGGCGACTACCTTCACCGACACCACCAACCTTAGGCGGGGTGTGAGCTACACCTACCGCATCGTGGCCCAATTCGCCCTGCCCACCGGGGGGGAGAGCGTCGTCTCGGCAGGCGTGTGCCTAAGCCTGCCGCTGCTGGCCCCGGTCCTCACCCAGGTCACCGTCGATAGCACCGGACCGGCCACCGGCGCGGGCCGCGGGGTGATCACCGTGCGCTGGAGCCGGCCCATCGGGCTCAACCCCGCCGACGGGGGCGGTCCCTTCCAGTACCGGCTGCTGCGGGCCGAGGGGGCCACCAGCACGGCCTTCACCCAGCTGACGGCGGTCAACACGGGGCTGCTGCCCTCGGTGGTGGACACCGTTTATGTGGACCGGGGGGTGAACACCGCCGGGGCCGTCTACCGCTACCGGCTGGAGTTCTACACCACCGTCAACGGCCAGTTGCTGCGCCAGGAGACCACCGAGATCGCCAACAGCGTGCGGCTGAGCGCCACGGGCGGCATCCGCCTCATCGAGCTGAGCTGGGCGGCCGCTGTGCCCTGGAGCAACGACAATCAGACGCACCTGGTGTATCGGAGTCGCACGGGCCCGGCGGGCCCCTTCAACCTGATCGCCCAGGTGGCCGTGCAGGGCCCGGCCACCTACCGCTACGTGGACAGCGGGGCCGACCTGGTGGCCTCCGACGGCAACACCAGTGGGGCCCTCTCGCTGGACAGCAGCTATTGCTACCGGGTGCAGACGGTGGGCCAGTATGCCGACCCCACCATCCGGGCTCGCACGGGGCGGTTGCTCAACTACAGTCAGATCCAGTGCGCCTCGCCGGGCGACACCACCCGGCCCTGTGCCCCGGCCCTGACGGTGGATCAGCTCAACTGCGCCAGTCTGGCCCCCGACGCCTTCTGCAACCAGACGAGCTTTGCCAACACCTTAAGCTGGAGCTACCCCACCCAGGTGGGGGGGCAGGCCTGCGACGCGCGCATCGCCTCCTACAACCTGTACTATGCCCGCTATGAGGGTGACAGCCTGCGGCTGCTGGCCAACATCCCGGCCCCGACCACCACGTTTGTGCATCAGAATCTGACCACGGTGGCGGGCTGTTATGAGGTGCGGGCGGTGAACAACCGGGGTCTGGAGAGCGGGCCCAGCAACCGGGTGTGCAAGGACATCTGCCCGTTGTTTGCCTTGCCGAACCTGTTCACCCCCAACGGGGACGGCAAGAACGATGTGTTTACGCCGTTGCGGTGTCCTCGGTTTGTGGAGCGAGTGGAGGTGGTGATCTACAACCGCTGGGGCGTGAAGGTCTACGAATCGGCCGGGCCGGTGCTGGGCTGGAACGGGCAGACCACGAGTGGTAAAGACCTGCCCGGTGGGTTGTACTACTACGAGGTGCGGGTGGTGTATGCGGGCTTGCAGCGAAACGCCGCCCCGCAGTTGCAGAAGGGTTATGTGCAACTCATCCGCGACGCCATTGGTATGCGATAA